From a single Intestinibaculum porci genomic region:
- a CDS encoding 5-methyltetrahydropteroyltriglutamate--homocysteine S-methyltransferase, whose product MSQYYKYDFVGSFLRPAYLRKARAAYNNGELSYEELKLQEDNAIRDLVAKEKAAGYHVITDGEFRRATWHLDFIWNFNGINHQIERGNETFNGEVAIIDSVHIDGKISVDHHPFVDHFKFVQALCDEQTQAKQTIPAPGQFYAIFTGQDEIENTKQYYPDLEDLRQDIINGYTKVIEDLYEAGCRIVQFDDCTWGGFVNPQIASSLTGLSQEELPAYMDTLIDINNAVIDQAPDDLTINTHICRGNYHSTYFSSGAYDAVAPYVFAKQHVDGFYLEFDDERSGGFTPLRYIPKDKHVVLGLITTKSPFLENEEKVIQRLTQASEYVDPDRLSLSPQCGFASCEIGNKLSEAQQWKKLELVKEIASKAF is encoded by the coding sequence ATGAGTCAGTATTATAAATATGATTTTGTCGGCAGTTTCTTACGTCCGGCCTATTTGAGAAAAGCACGAGCTGCTTATAATAATGGAGAACTCTCTTATGAAGAGCTTAAATTACAGGAAGATAATGCCATTCGTGATTTAGTCGCTAAAGAAAAGGCAGCGGGCTATCACGTCATTACTGATGGAGAATTCCGTCGTGCGACCTGGCATTTAGACTTTATTTGGAACTTTAACGGGATTAATCATCAGATTGAACGCGGCAATGAAACATTTAATGGCGAAGTCGCCATTATTGATAGCGTTCATATCGATGGCAAGATCTCTGTGGATCATCATCCTTTTGTGGATCATTTTAAATTTGTCCAGGCCTTATGTGATGAGCAAACCCAGGCTAAGCAGACGATCCCTGCCCCAGGTCAGTTCTATGCGATTTTTACCGGACAGGATGAAATAGAAAACACGAAGCAGTATTATCCTGACTTAGAAGATTTACGTCAGGATATCATTAACGGCTATACCAAAGTCATCGAGGACTTATATGAGGCTGGATGCCGAATTGTGCAGTTTGATGACTGCACCTGGGGCGGCTTTGTGAATCCCCAGATCGCCTCATCCCTCACCGGATTAAGTCAAGAAGAATTACCAGCTTATATGGATACGCTGATTGATATTAATAATGCCGTGATTGATCAGGCCCCTGATGATTTAACGATCAATACCCATATTTGTCGCGGGAACTATCATTCTACCTACTTCTCTAGCGGCGCTTATGATGCCGTAGCCCCTTATGTCTTTGCGAAGCAGCATGTGGATGGTTTCTACTTAGAGTTTGATGATGAACGCTCTGGCGGTTTTACGCCACTTCGCTATATCCCCAAAGATAAACATGTGGTTTTAGGGTTAATTACCACGAAATCACCATTCTTAGAAAATGAAGAAAAAGTCATTCAAAGATTAACGCAGGCAAGTGAATATGTTGATCCTGATCGATTATCTTTATCCCCGCAATGTGGCTTTGCCTCATGTGAGATTGGTAATAAGTTAAGTGAAGCCCAGCAGTGGAAGAAGTTAGAGCTAGTCAAAGAGATTGCCTCAAAAGCATTTTAA
- a CDS encoding radical SAM protein, whose amino-acid sequence MKTMENISHAAQRRAMSLIIDHVLTGLKKDRNKEYIKLIDMAEKFYGDGFTKEQYQAARDAVNDPNNRWINFINQVIDETNPRVAKMTALNLGYEAFFRGTKMIRHNREVYKCNIPWLILFDPTTACNMHCIGCWSGTYGHKNNLSFEDMDKIVTQGKELGVYLYMMTGGEPLVRKKDILKLAEKHNDVEFALYTNSTLIDEDFCKEVVRLGNLTFLLSIEGNEHTNDERRGAGHYQKVLDAMALLRKYGIIFGTSVCYTSQNIDAVTSDDFFKFITEQGARYGFYFHYMPVGTNAVPELMPTPQQRKYMIDRIREVRSPDYPINFYPMDFQNDGEYVGGCIAGGRNYFHINSNGDAEPCVFIHYSNTNIHENSILEMLQSPIFKAYYDGQPFNRDHLRPCPMLENPDKLRKMVHETGAHDTNLESPESVEHLTAKCEPYAKAWAPVAEEYWKTHKHPQPKYENYKPENRDDYATSKSYLYEEYMADQKKAAK is encoded by the coding sequence ATGAAAACTATGGAGAATATCTCTCATGCAGCACAAAGACGTGCTATGAGTCTTATTATTGATCACGTTTTAACAGGTCTTAAAAAGGATCGTAATAAAGAATACATTAAACTCATCGATATGGCTGAGAAGTTCTATGGGGACGGTTTTACGAAAGAACAGTATCAGGCAGCGAGAGATGCAGTGAATGATCCAAACAACCGTTGGATTAACTTTATCAATCAGGTGATTGATGAAACCAATCCACGCGTTGCCAAGATGACAGCTTTAAACTTAGGTTATGAAGCGTTCTTCAGAGGTACGAAGATGATTCGTCATAACCGTGAAGTTTATAAATGTAATATTCCTTGGCTGATCTTATTTGATCCAACCACAGCCTGCAATATGCACTGTATCGGCTGCTGGTCAGGGACTTATGGACATAAAAACAACTTATCTTTCGAAGATATGGATAAGATTGTCACTCAGGGGAAAGAACTCGGCGTTTATCTTTATATGATGACGGGCGGTGAACCACTCGTACGTAAGAAAGATATCTTAAAACTTGCAGAAAAACATAATGATGTTGAATTTGCCTTATACACTAACTCTACTTTAATCGATGAAGATTTCTGTAAAGAAGTTGTGCGTTTAGGGAACTTAACCTTCTTGTTATCCATTGAAGGTAATGAACATACCAACGATGAACGTCGTGGTGCCGGTCATTATCAGAAAGTCTTAGATGCGATGGCATTACTGAGAAAATACGGGATTATCTTCGGGACTTCCGTATGTTATACAAGCCAGAATATCGATGCCGTTACTAGTGATGACTTCTTCAAATTCATTACTGAGCAGGGCGCACGTTATGGCTTCTACTTCCACTATATGCCAGTCGGAACAAACGCTGTACCAGAATTAATGCCTACGCCACAGCAGCGTAAATATATGATTGATCGTATCCGTGAAGTGCGTTCACCAGATTACCCAATCAACTTCTATCCAATGGACTTCCAGAATGATGGGGAATACGTTGGCGGCTGTATCGCCGGTGGTCGTAACTACTTCCACATTAATTCCAATGGTGATGCAGAACCTTGTGTCTTCATCCATTACTCAAATACCAACATCCATGAAAACTCCATTCTGGAAATGTTACAGAGTCCGATTTTCAAAGCTTATTATGATGGCCAGCCATTCAATAGAGATCATTTAAGACCTTGTCCAATGCTGGAAAACCCAGATAAGTTAAGAAAGATGGTTCATGAAACAGGGGCTCATGATACAAACTTAGAATCACCTGAATCAGTTGAACACTTAACAGCTAAATGTGAACCATATGCTAAGGCTTGGGCACCAGTAGCGGAAGAATACTGGAAGACACATAAACATCCACAGCCTAAGTATGAAAACTACAAACCAGAAAATAGAGATGATTATGCAACCAGCAAATCTTATCTCTATGAAGAATACATGGCTGATCAGAAGAAAGCAGCTAAGTAA
- a CDS encoding GNAT family N-acetyltransferase — protein sequence MELLRINKHNQDYAFFNALNQEAFPDEERWDLHHALHYPIPADVMGIYDAGKPVGLYMALSNEKAVYVCYLAIHKDLRGHGYGSKALKCICEHYQGKQICLDLEKQDPKADNAHQRKIRKEFYLHNGFYETHYSMNFWDLSFELLCFDAHFDADLFRELCVYLTTDEIDPHIIWEG from the coding sequence ATGGAATTACTAAGAATAAATAAGCACAATCAAGATTATGCCTTTTTCAATGCCCTCAATCAGGAAGCGTTCCCTGATGAAGAACGCTGGGATCTGCATCATGCTCTGCATTATCCCATTCCCGCTGATGTCATGGGCATCTATGATGCAGGCAAGCCAGTAGGCCTCTATATGGCTTTGTCTAATGAGAAAGCTGTCTATGTCTGTTATCTGGCAATTCACAAAGATTTACGTGGGCATGGTTATGGCTCAAAGGCTTTAAAATGTATTTGCGAGCACTATCAAGGCAAACAAATCTGTTTAGACTTAGAAAAACAGGACCCCAAAGCTGATAATGCCCACCAAAGAAAAATAAGAAAGGAGTTTTACTTACATAATGGGTTTTATGAAACCCATTATTCGATGAATTTCTGGGATCTCTCATTTGAATTACTTTGCTTTGATGCGCATTTTGATGCGGACCTTTTTAGAGAATTATGCGTCTATTTAACAACTGATGAGATTGATCCTCATATTATCTGGGAGGGCTAA
- a CDS encoding alpha/beta hydrolase, with translation MHIDVKNYTYEEMPEYSDVIPGAHHIIMNKKELSLEYVPDIIYDEDNNLHLYMIMPGVFQKPDHRFPCIVYVQGSAWHKQRTQVKVPYLSALAKRGYMIAIVEYRDSSIAHFPCCIEDTKKAIRYLQNNRDTYHLTDDFIVAGDSSGGHTAAMTAVTANTGLFGGKVSIKGCVDLYGAVELTLEDGFPTTLNHQQADSYEGKYVGYDIRDHYQEAIKANVKTYAHDLNVPMLIAHGTKDRSVFCQQSVNLYEALKKEGKDVDLYLIDGADHGGAAFWSEEMISIYDAFMKKCLNKQ, from the coding sequence ATGCACATCGACGTCAAAAATTACACTTATGAGGAGATGCCTGAATACAGTGATGTTATTCCTGGTGCTCATCATATCATCATGAATAAAAAGGAACTATCCTTAGAATATGTACCGGATATTATTTATGATGAAGACAACAACCTACATCTTTATATGATCATGCCTGGTGTCTTTCAGAAGCCTGATCATCGCTTTCCTTGTATTGTCTATGTCCAGGGGTCTGCCTGGCATAAGCAGCGCACCCAGGTAAAAGTGCCGTATTTAAGTGCTTTAGCGAAGCGTGGCTACATGATTGCAATCGTTGAATATCGCGATTCTTCAATCGCCCATTTCCCTTGCTGCATAGAAGATACAAAAAAGGCGATTCGCTATTTACAAAACAATCGTGATACTTATCATTTAACCGATGATTTTATCGTGGCGGGTGATTCCTCTGGCGGTCATACGGCAGCTATGACTGCAGTAACAGCCAATACGGGTTTATTTGGCGGGAAAGTTTCCATTAAAGGCTGTGTTGATTTATATGGCGCGGTCGAATTAACCTTAGAAGATGGTTTTCCTACCACTCTGAATCACCAGCAGGCCGATTCTTATGAAGGCAAGTATGTCGGCTATGATATTCGTGATCATTACCAAGAGGCGATCAAAGCCAATGTGAAAACCTATGCCCATGATTTAAATGTGCCGATGCTTATTGCCCATGGAACCAAAGATCGCTCTGTTTTCTGCCAGCAGTCGGTTAATTTATATGAAGCGCTTAAAAAAGAAGGAAAAGATGTCGATCTCTATCTGATTGATGGCGCTGATCATGGTGGCGCAGCGTTCTGGAGTGAAGAAATGATCAGCATCTATGATGCCTTTATGAAAAAGTGCTTAAACAAGCAATAG
- a CDS encoding class I SAM-dependent methyltransferase, with protein sequence MNEEQLITYYNKFNEDKRLKTKHARVEYLTAMHYIHECLRQTSGKKILDLGAGTGAYALPLFEEGYDVTAVELVKHNLRTMQMKAPQLDARWGNAMDLSAFADDSFDVILMFGPMYHLISHEDKMTALKEAKRVIKKDGFILISYCMNEYAIITHGIKEGFLKASVQDNQVDETYHVLSAPEDLYSYVRLEDINRLQAEAQLSRYKIIVQDGMAEYLKKEINTMDEETFTLVMDYHLKNCERPELLGYSRHVLDILTKE encoded by the coding sequence ATGAATGAAGAGCAACTGATTACTTATTACAATAAGTTTAACGAAGATAAACGTTTAAAAACAAAACATGCCCGCGTGGAATATTTAACAGCCATGCATTATATCCATGAATGTTTAAGACAGACAAGCGGTAAGAAGATCTTAGACTTAGGGGCCGGAACAGGCGCCTATGCCTTGCCCTTATTTGAAGAAGGCTATGATGTGACAGCCGTTGAACTGGTTAAACATAACTTACGGACAATGCAGATGAAAGCACCGCAGCTAGATGCCAGGTGGGGCAATGCAATGGACTTAAGCGCTTTTGCGGATGACAGTTTTGATGTCATTTTAATGTTTGGCCCGATGTATCATCTGATTAGTCATGAAGATAAGATGACGGCTTTAAAGGAAGCCAAAAGAGTGATCAAAAAAGATGGCTTTATATTAATAAGCTATTGTATGAATGAATATGCCATTATTACTCATGGCATTAAAGAAGGCTTTTTAAAAGCGTCTGTTCAAGACAACCAGGTTGATGAGACCTATCATGTCCTCTCGGCGCCAGAAGATCTTTATAGCTATGTGCGTTTAGAAGATATCAATCGTTTACAAGCGGAAGCGCAGCTTTCTCGCTATAAGATCATTGTCCAGGACGGAATGGCTGAATATCTTAAAAAAGAGATCAATACAATGGATGAAGAAACCTTCACCTTAGTGATGGATTATCATCTGAAAAACTGTGAAAGACCAGAACTGTTAGGGTATTCCCGACATGTTCTCGATATACTAACAAAGGAGTAG
- a CDS encoding AI-2E family transporter, which yields MKEVKKYLPAGFVVFLLYLVYLYWKPLIGFIGTILGAATPLFIGLIIAYIVNVVMIRFEALYKKIFKGKCDGARRPLCIILSFASVIAVIALVTAIVMPQVINAVTVIVKNGASSLTPYLKKLEKYPQIAQYAQSLQASLTHASSSVSKQSSDIIHGVLTGATGAFSNVVKAISSVFSVLSACLFGFIFSLYLLGSKEKLQHQLGILIKTYIPKGYDGILHVANVFNHAFSNFIVCKAIDGLSLGVMTTIGCLIFHFPYAIMVGVIIGVTALVPIIGAYVGAAISAFLIFIANPIKALYFLIFYVILQQIDDNIIYPRIVGSSLGLPAIWILGAVTVFGGVFGFVGMLIGVPITSGLYTLLKEDVIRRRQKAEVQ from the coding sequence ATGAAAGAAGTCAAAAAATATCTGCCAGCCGGCTTTGTCGTATTTTTGCTTTATTTGGTTTATTTATACTGGAAACCGCTTATTGGTTTTATTGGCACCATTTTAGGCGCTGCCACGCCGCTTTTTATCGGCTTAATTATTGCCTATATCGTCAATGTCGTGATGATTCGCTTTGAAGCTTTATACAAAAAGATTTTCAAAGGCAAATGTGATGGCGCCAGACGTCCGCTTTGTATTATTCTTTCCTTTGCCAGTGTCATTGCCGTCATTGCTTTAGTCACGGCGATTGTTATGCCACAGGTTATCAATGCCGTCACGGTCATTGTGAAAAACGGTGCTTCCTCACTTACGCCGTATCTGAAAAAATTAGAAAAGTATCCGCAAATTGCGCAATATGCCCAAAGCCTGCAGGCGTCTTTAACCCATGCCTCAAGTTCTGTTTCTAAGCAGTCTTCGGATATTATTCATGGCGTTTTAACCGGGGCAACTGGTGCTTTTTCGAATGTTGTCAAAGCGATCAGTTCGGTTTTCTCTGTTTTATCAGCCTGCCTATTTGGCTTCATCTTTTCTTTATATTTATTAGGTTCTAAAGAAAAGCTTCAGCATCAGTTAGGCATCTTAATCAAGACATACATTCCAAAAGGCTATGATGGCATCTTACATGTCGCCAATGTCTTCAATCATGCCTTCTCTAACTTTATTGTCTGCAAAGCCATTGATGGCTTATCATTAGGTGTTATGACGACCATTGGCTGTCTGATCTTCCATTTTCCTTATGCCATCATGGTGGGGGTTATTATTGGTGTCACAGCTTTAGTACCAATTATTGGGGCTTATGTCGGAGCCGCTATTTCAGCTTTCCTGATCTTTATCGCGAATCCTATCAAAGCGCTCTATTTCTTAATCTTCTATGTGATCCTCCAGCAGATAGATGATAATATCATTTATCCCCGTATTGTCGGTTCATCCTTAGGTTTACCAGCCATCTGGATCTTAGGGGCAGTCACGGTTTTTGGCGGCGTCTTTGGCTTTGTTGGCATGCTTATCGGGGTGCCAATTACGAGCGGTCTTTATACCTTATTAAAAGAAGATGTCATCAGAAGACGTCAAAAAGCGGAAGTCCAATAA
- the nrdD gene encoding anaerobic ribonucleoside-triphosphate reductase, translating into MEVIKRDKSRVPFDASKIEKAILKAMRYGSGMVDEKIAHEIASEIEEWHTNNGAKAIDITRIEGQVFEKLIDKGAVLTAKAYEGYRKVREFQREENTIDKEIYGIVKQTNKEAMDENSNKDATVLATQRDLIAGEFSRDYCRRMMLPTKIVQAHDDGIIHFHDMDYFIQKMFNCCLVNLKDMFANGTVINGKLIETPKSLQTAATIATQIVQQVACGQYGGQTISLAHLSPFVRVSYNKHKKAVEKEGHEIGISYSDEQIEKIAQSRLKDEIKAAVQTIQYQINTFSTTNGQAPFLSIFMYLNEEPEYTKETAMLIEEVLKQRYVGMKNPVGAYVTPAFPKLLYVLDENNVPDDSEYRYLTDLAVKCVSKRMMPDFISAKIMKQNYEGQVFGPMGCRSFLSPFKDENGEYKWYGRFNQGVVTLNLTDVGLSARGNLNAFWKILDERLELCYEALMLRHENLKGTISDVSPIHWQYGAIARLKPGETIDALLDSRYSTISLGYIGLYECVEALLGTSHTSREGDELGTAIMKRLREAVDTWKAETGLGFALYGTPAESTTYKFARTLKRRFGIVPGVTDKDYITNSYHVNVREHIDAFSKLGFEAKFQNISSGGAISYVEVTNMTNNFEAMKELINYMYDTIQYAEINTKSDYCQECGFDGEILLDENGEWYCPNCGNRNHKTLNVCRRTCGYLGDNFWNKGRTQEIGERFVHLDNRVYKGN; encoded by the coding sequence ATGGAAGTAATTAAAAGAGATAAGTCAAGAGTCCCATTTGACGCCAGCAAAATTGAGAAAGCGATCTTAAAAGCAATGCGCTACGGCAGCGGTATGGTCGATGAAAAGATCGCTCATGAGATCGCTAGTGAAATAGAAGAATGGCATACTAACAATGGTGCCAAAGCCATTGATATCACACGTATTGAAGGTCAGGTCTTTGAAAAGTTAATTGATAAAGGCGCTGTTTTAACTGCGAAAGCTTATGAAGGTTATCGTAAGGTACGTGAATTCCAGAGAGAAGAAAACACTATTGATAAAGAAATCTATGGCATCGTTAAACAGACCAATAAAGAAGCGATGGATGAAAACTCCAACAAGGATGCCACCGTTTTAGCCACTCAGCGTGACTTGATCGCCGGAGAATTCTCCCGTGACTACTGTCGTCGTATGATGTTGCCAACAAAGATTGTCCAGGCGCATGATGATGGCATTATCCATTTCCATGATATGGATTACTTTATTCAGAAGATGTTTAACTGCTGCCTGGTGAACTTAAAAGATATGTTTGCCAACGGCACAGTCATTAACGGCAAGTTAATTGAAACCCCTAAATCACTGCAGACAGCAGCCACCATCGCGACCCAGATCGTTCAGCAGGTAGCCTGCGGTCAGTATGGCGGACAGACCATCTCATTAGCCCACTTATCACCATTCGTACGTGTTTCTTATAATAAGCATAAGAAAGCTGTCGAAAAAGAAGGCCATGAAATCGGCATCAGCTACAGCGATGAACAGATCGAAAAGATTGCTCAGAGCCGTTTAAAGGATGAAATCAAAGCTGCCGTGCAGACGATTCAGTATCAGATCAATACGTTCTCCACAACTAATGGTCAGGCACCATTCTTATCGATCTTCATGTATTTAAATGAAGAACCTGAATATACCAAAGAAACCGCGATGTTAATTGAAGAAGTCTTAAAGCAGCGTTATGTCGGCATGAAGAACCCTGTAGGCGCTTATGTTACACCAGCTTTCCCTAAGTTATTATATGTCTTAGATGAAAACAATGTCCCAGATGATAGTGAATATCGTTATTTAACAGACTTAGCTGTTAAATGTGTTTCTAAACGTATGATGCCAGACTTCATCTCTGCTAAAATCATGAAACAGAATTATGAAGGTCAGGTTTTCGGTCCGATGGGCTGCCGTTCTTTCTTATCTCCTTTCAAGGATGAAAACGGAGAATACAAATGGTATGGCCGTTTCAACCAGGGTGTTGTGACATTAAACTTAACCGATGTTGGTTTATCCGCACGTGGTAATTTAAATGCCTTCTGGAAGATCTTAGATGAACGTTTAGAATTATGTTATGAAGCTTTAATGTTAAGACATGAAAACTTAAAAGGAACCATCTCTGATGTTTCCCCTATTCACTGGCAGTATGGTGCCATCGCTCGTTTAAAACCAGGAGAAACCATTGATGCATTATTAGATTCTCGTTATTCTACTATTTCATTAGGTTATATTGGCTTATATGAATGTGTCGAAGCATTATTAGGTACTTCTCATACTTCTCGTGAAGGTGATGAATTAGGGACTGCTATTATGAAACGTTTAAGAGAAGCAGTTGATACCTGGAAAGCAGAAACTGGTTTAGGCTTCGCTTTATATGGTACACCAGCTGAATCTACCACTTATAAGTTTGCAAGAACCTTAAAACGTCGTTTCGGTATTGTCCCTGGCGTTACTGATAAAGACTATATTACTAACTCTTATCACGTTAATGTTCGTGAACATATCGATGCTTTCTCTAAATTAGGCTTTGAAGCAAAATTCCAGAACATCTCTTCTGGCGGTGCTATCTCTTATGTCGAAGTCACAAATATGACAAATAACTTTGAAGCCATGAAAGAATTAATCAACTATATGTATGACACCATCCAGTATGCGGAAATCAATACTAAATCTGATTACTGTCAGGAATGTGGTTTCGATGGTGAAATCTTACTTGATGAAAATGGTGAATGGTACTGCCCTAACTGTGGTAACAGAAACCATAAAACATTAAACGTATGTCGTCGTACCTGTGGCTATCTTGGTGATAACTTCTGGAATAAAGGCCGCACACAGGAAATTGGAGAACGTTTCGTTCATTTAGACAACCGTGTATACAAAGGTAATTAG
- a CDS encoding class I SAM-dependent methyltransferase: MSEKREDPGFPQGEVGERMLKRMNTSHAPLRDWGLPHYQWQDHLHILDVGCGGGATIKDMLGYSKGSIIEGIDYAEKSVEQAKLYNAEDLGTRVFIQQADVAHLPGEDNTFDLVTAVETVYFWPDIKAAMKEILRVLKPGGQFMILCEGSDPDHLDWPEIDTPLTIYRPEELVTLLAQSGYQAASYDKGPGQFICVIGQK, encoded by the coding sequence ATGAGTGAAAAAAGAGAAGATCCAGGTTTCCCACAAGGGGAAGTCGGAGAGAGAATGTTAAAAAGGATGAATACATCCCATGCCCCATTAAGAGATTGGGGATTACCACATTATCAGTGGCAAGACCATTTACATATTTTAGATGTCGGCTGTGGCGGTGGCGCTACGATTAAGGATATGCTTGGCTATTCAAAAGGCAGTATTATTGAAGGCATTGATTATGCCGAGAAGTCTGTTGAACAGGCGAAGCTTTATAATGCCGAAGATTTAGGGACAAGAGTCTTCATTCAGCAGGCTGATGTTGCCCATCTGCCAGGTGAAGATAACACGTTTGATTTAGTGACTGCCGTGGAAACTGTTTATTTCTGGCCAGATATCAAAGCAGCGATGAAAGAGATTCTGCGTGTCTTAAAACCTGGCGGCCAGTTTATGATCCTCTGTGAAGGCAGTGATCCTGATCATTTAGACTGGCCTGAAATTGATACACCGCTCACGATCTATCGTCCAGAAGAACTCGTTACGCTCTTAGCGCAAAGCGGATATCAGGCTGCCTCTTATGATAAAGGCCCAGGACAGTTTATTTGTGTCATAGGACAAAAATAA
- a CDS encoding TMEM164 family acyltransferase yields the protein MYNTYKLAFAIGKDYNKKQVRLMYLCFGMIFFMLEMIKQCLLIHVGYNIWYFPFQLCSMPIYLNLFYALTHKIKCIPTWLVDYGLLGGIAALIVHSGFTDTPYLYITIHGYLWHSLMILEALLILYKGDFHFKAYGHAVMLLLLLASIAEVINIMAHPYGDCDMFYISPYHLSSQPIFSHIDQLIGRPLGIIFYLLCMMAAGGILHLLGGLYNAHRRQKLHL from the coding sequence ATGTATAATACATATAAACTAGCTTTCGCTATAGGAAAAGATTATAATAAGAAACAGGTGAGGCTTATGTATTTATGTTTTGGTATGATCTTTTTTATGTTAGAAATGATCAAGCAATGTTTACTGATTCATGTCGGTTATAACATCTGGTATTTTCCCTTTCAGCTCTGCTCGATGCCGATTTATCTGAACCTGTTTTATGCGTTGACGCATAAAATAAAGTGTATTCCAACTTGGTTAGTAGATTATGGTTTATTAGGGGGCATAGCGGCCTTAATCGTGCATAGCGGGTTTACCGATACCCCTTATCTGTATATTACCATTCACGGCTATCTCTGGCATAGTCTGATGATCTTAGAAGCTTTACTCATTCTTTATAAGGGAGATTTTCATTTCAAAGCTTATGGTCATGCCGTTATGTTATTATTACTATTAGCATCAATCGCCGAAGTCATTAATATCATGGCTCATCCCTATGGGGATTGCGATATGTTTTATATTTCCCCTTACCATTTAAGCTCACAGCCTATCTTTTCTCATATTGATCAGCTTATTGGCCGCCCTCTAGGCATTATCTTTTATCTGCTTTGCATGATGGCGGCAGGGGGAATCTTACATTTACTAGGAGGTCTTTACAATGCACATCGACGTCAAAAATTACACTTATGA